In Pseudomonas campi, the sequence TGCGTTTCTGCACCTCTTTCGGCAGGCTGGCGAACAGCTCGCGCTGGCTTTCCAGCCACAGTGCGCGGCTGCCCACGGCCAGGGTCGCGGCCAGTTGCGCGAGCAGGTCGCCGCGCTCCTCGGCCAGGCCCAGCACGCGCTCACGCGGCAGCAGGCTGTAGGTGTTGCGCTCGCCGGTCGGGCCATTCAGCACGTGGCAGGTGTAGCTCTGCGCCAGCCCGGCGTACTGGGCGCACAGTGCGGCCAATGCCTGGTCGTGCTTGCCGGCCCACTCGTTCAGCGCGTGCAGGGCTTTCTCCTGCTCGGCCGGACGTGGCAGCGGCTGCACATTGTCGCCCTTGAGTTGCTCGGCCACCGCGTCCTGCGGCCGGGTCGACAGCAGGCGATAGAGGTACAGCGGGCCGCCGGCTTTCGGGCCAGTGCCGGACAGGCCTTCGCCGCCGAACGGCTGCACGCCGACCACGGCACCAACGATGTTGCGGTTCACGTACAGGTTGCCGACGTGGGCGTTGTCCACCACCTGGGCGATGGTCTCGTCGATGCGCGTATGCACGCCGAGGGTCAGGCCGTAGCCGCTGTCGTTGATCTGCTGCAGCAGGTTGCCGAGGTCACTGCGCTGGTAGCGCACCAGGTGCAGTACCGGGCCGAAGATCTCGCGCTGCATCTCGGCGAAGCTGTCCAGCTCGATCAGGGTCGGCATGACGAAGGTGCCGCGCTTGATCTCGTCGCCGCTGGCGCGGGCACTCTGGAACACCTTGCGGCCCTTCTCGCGCATCTTCTCGATGTGCTGCTCGATATTGCCCTTGGCTTCGCCATCGATCACCGGACCGATGTCGGTGCGCAGGCGCTCCGGCGAGCCCATGCGGTATTCGGCCATGGCGCCCTTGAGCATCTCGATCACGCGGTCGGCCACATCTTCCTGCACGCACAGCACGCGCAGGGCCGAGCAGCGCTGGCCGGCGCTGTCGAAGGCGGAGTTGACCACGTCGACCACCACCTGTTCGGCCAGTGCCGAAGAGTCGACGATCATCGCGTTGAGGCCACCGGTCTCGGCGATCAGCGGGATGGTGCGGCCCTGGGCGTCGAGGCGCCCGGCGATATTGCGCTGGAGGATGCCGGCGACCTCGGTGGAGCCGGTGAACATCACCCCACGCACGCGCTCGTCACCCACCAGGCGCGCACCGACGGTCTCGCCACGGCCCGGCAGCAGCTGCACGGCACCGGCCGGCACGCCGGCTTCGAGAAGAATGCGCACGGCCTGGGCGGCGATCAGCGGGGTCTGCTCGGCCGGCTTGGCCAGCACGGTGTTGCCGGCAGCCAGGGCCGCGGCTACCTGACCGCTGAAGATCGCCAGCGGGAAGTTCCACGGGCTGATGCACACCACCGGCCCCAGCGGGCGGTAGTTGTCGTTGCTGAAATGCTCCCGCGCCTGCGCCGCGTAGTAGCGCAGGAAGTCCACCGCCTCGCGCACTTCGGCGATGGCGTTGGCGAAGGTCTTGCCCGACTCGCGCACCAGCAGACCCATCAGTTGCTGGATTTCCGCCTCCATCTGGTCGGCGGCACGATCCAGTACGGCGGCACGCTCGGCCGGCAGGGTCGACTGCCAGATCTGCCCGCTGGCCTGAGCGCAGAGGATCGCGCTCTTCACATCGGCTTCGCTGGCTTCATGCACATGGCCGACCAGGTCGCGGTGATCGGCCGGGTTGCGCACCGGCTCGGCCGGGCCGGGGTTGGGCGCATCGCCGCCAAGCATCGGCTGGGCCACATAAGTGGTGTTGGTGGAGGACAGCAGCGCCGAGGACAACGAACCCAGACGGTGCTCGTTGGCCAGGTCGATGCCGCTGGAGTTGGCGCGGGCGCTGCCATACAGATCACGCGGCAGCGGGATGCGCGGGTGTGGCAGGCCGACGGCGCCTTCCTGGGCGGCCATCTGCTCGACCTGCTCGACCGGGTCGAGCACCAGTTCCTTCAGCGA encodes:
- the putA gene encoding trifunctional transcriptional regulator/proline dehydrogenase/L-glutamate gamma-semialdehyde dehydrogenase — protein: MATTTLGVKLDDATRERLKQAAQSLDRTPHWLIKQAIFNYLEQVEGGLTPAEHSGLAAAAGEESVDALSEQGLQVFLDFAESILPQSVLRAAITSAYRRPETEALPMLLEQARLPKEQADATQKMALGIAEKLRNQKTASGRQGLVQGLLQEFSLSSQEGVALMCLAEALLRIPDKATRDALIRDKIANGNWSQHLGQSASMFVNAASWGLLITGKLVATHNEAGLSSSLNRLIGKSGEPVIRKGVDMAMRLMGEQFVTGETIGEALANANSMESKGFRYSYDMLGEAALTEADAKRYLASYEQAIHAIGKASHGRGIYEGPGISIKLSALHPRYSRAQYDRVMDELYPILLGLTKLAKQYDIGLNIDAEEADRLEISLDLLERLCFAPELAGWNGIGFVIQAYQKRCPYVIDYVIDLAKRSRHRLMIRLVKGAYWDSEIKLAQVNGLEGYPVYTRKPYTDISYIACARKLLAVPEAIYPQFATHNAHSLSAIYQIAGQNYYPGQYEFQCLHGMGEPLYEQVVGKVADGKFNRPCRIYAPVGSHETLLAYLVRRLLENGANTSFVNRIADHSISLKELVLDPVEQVEQMAAQEGAVGLPHPRIPLPRDLYGSARANSSGIDLANEHRLGSLSSALLSSTNTTYVAQPMLGGDAPNPGPAEPVRNPADHRDLVGHVHEASEADVKSAILCAQASGQIWQSTLPAERAAVLDRAADQMEAEIQQLMGLLVRESGKTFANAIAEVREAVDFLRYYAAQAREHFSNDNYRPLGPVVCISPWNFPLAIFSGQVAAALAAGNTVLAKPAEQTPLIAAQAVRILLEAGVPAGAVQLLPGRGETVGARLVGDERVRGVMFTGSTEVAGILQRNIAGRLDAQGRTIPLIAETGGLNAMIVDSSALAEQVVVDVVNSAFDSAGQRCSALRVLCVQEDVADRVIEMLKGAMAEYRMGSPERLRTDIGPVIDGEAKGNIEQHIEKMREKGRKVFQSARASGDEIKRGTFVMPTLIELDSFAEMQREIFGPVLHLVRYQRSDLGNLLQQINDSGYGLTLGVHTRIDETIAQVVDNAHVGNLYVNRNIVGAVVGVQPFGGEGLSGTGPKAGGPLYLYRLLSTRPQDAVAEQLKGDNVQPLPRPAEQEKALHALNEWAGKHDQALAALCAQYAGLAQSYTCHVLNGPTGERNTYSLLPRERVLGLAEERGDLLAQLAATLAVGSRALWLESQRELFASLPKEVQKRIGLVADWTSVDAEFDAILHHGDSDQLREVSQQAAQRKGAIIGVHGLNKGETDIPLERLLIEHALSVNTAAAGGNASLMTIG